From one Microbacterium sp. 10M-3C3 genomic stretch:
- the idi gene encoding isopentenyl-diphosphate Delta-isomerase codes for MIETEYVVLLDDDGREIGTAPKSSVHGTDTALHLAFSCHVVNDEGQVLVTRRALSKKTWPGVWTNSFCGHPRPAEPVISAVHRRASHELGITLTDIQLALPLFRYRATDATGIVEHEICPVYTARTTDVPELNPLEVVDAQWVDPIDLATALEATPWVFSPWLVLQAEQLRLFGAPRESRRAS; via the coding sequence GTGATCGAGACCGAATATGTCGTTCTGCTGGACGACGACGGCCGGGAGATCGGAACAGCTCCCAAGAGCAGCGTCCACGGTACCGACACCGCGCTGCATCTCGCATTCTCTTGCCATGTGGTCAACGACGAGGGTCAGGTTCTCGTCACGCGCCGCGCGCTGAGCAAGAAGACCTGGCCGGGCGTGTGGACCAATTCGTTCTGCGGGCACCCGCGCCCCGCCGAGCCGGTCATCTCGGCCGTGCACCGCCGCGCCTCGCATGAGCTCGGCATCACGCTCACCGACATTCAGCTCGCGCTGCCCCTGTTCCGCTACCGCGCCACCGATGCGACGGGCATCGTCGAGCACGAGATCTGCCCTGTCTACACCGCGCGCACGACCGACGTGCCCGAGCTGAACCCGCTCGAGGTCGTGGATGCGCAGTGGGTCGACCCGATCGATCTCGCGACGGCACTGGAGGCGACGCCCTGGGTGTTCAGCCCGTGGCTCGTGCTGCAGGCCGAGCAGCTCCGTCTGTTCGGCGCGCCGCGCGAGAGTCGCCGCGCGTCATGA
- a CDS encoding MarR family transcriptional regulator gives MTAALSAVRALSDALDRMNGSMKSDMEMNATDLAALRMLIVREHRGESVSPHEMARHLRISTASTTKLLDRLSEAGHIERRPHPSDRRARVVALTDHSRSVFYEHLGAHLHDMRGVVERYSDDELALITRFIDELSASIDPA, from the coding sequence GTGACCGCCGCTCTCTCCGCGGTGCGGGCACTCAGCGACGCGCTGGATCGCATGAACGGCAGCATGAAGAGCGATATGGAGATGAACGCGACCGATCTCGCGGCGCTGCGCATGCTGATCGTCCGGGAGCACCGTGGCGAGTCGGTGAGCCCGCACGAGATGGCGCGTCACCTGCGGATCTCGACGGCCTCGACGACGAAGCTCCTCGACCGGCTCTCGGAGGCGGGGCATATCGAGCGCCGCCCGCACCCGTCCGACCGTCGCGCGCGCGTCGTGGCATTGACGGATCACTCGCGCAGCGTCTTCTACGAACACCTCGGGGCCCACCTGCACGACATGAGAGGGGTCGTCGAGCGGTACAGCGACGACGAGCTGGCGCTCATCACGCGCTTCATCGACGAGCTCTCCGCGTCGATCGACCCCGCCTGA
- a CDS encoding HNH endonuclease signature motif containing protein, with protein sequence MTRTASIAHPDEDDVALAELIDGLITDDEAIAQIEADEIVRLAAALRIAKKRAATQSVETRMREVEERSIASEIGTALRVHDRAIQNRMHAALELVEDYPATLDALAESRISARHAMVIVEEGRDLVDPDTRALYERTVLERAFLVTAPATRTFAEQVVEELHPRSITERHREAVKGRTVWMQRRGEGMSELGMIAPTVLAEGIWDRLTQQAHETKTVQVAAPEGDTEDDDAVYDQRNLDQIRADVAIDLLLTGGPTIDPTTGAITGPAGGLAAIQARASIVIPALTAAGLADRGATLDGAIPVDADTARCLLAGASSWERILTHPIHGHVLATDTYRRPANLDRYLAARDMHCRFPGCRRPARHCDRDHNRDWALGGPTDACNLACLCKRHHTLKTEKPWKPMQLRDGSIRWTSPHGRVSTDPPERYVIFRDEPDPPPGAPPF encoded by the coding sequence ATGACCAGGACCGCGAGCATCGCTCATCCCGACGAGGATGACGTCGCGCTCGCGGAACTGATCGATGGGCTGATCACAGACGACGAGGCGATCGCGCAGATCGAAGCGGACGAGATCGTCCGGCTCGCGGCGGCGCTGCGCATCGCGAAGAAGCGTGCGGCCACACAGTCCGTCGAGACGCGGATGCGGGAGGTCGAAGAGCGTTCGATCGCGTCGGAGATCGGCACCGCGCTCCGGGTGCATGACCGGGCGATCCAGAACCGCATGCACGCCGCCCTCGAACTGGTCGAGGACTACCCCGCCACCCTCGACGCCTTGGCGGAGAGCCGGATCTCGGCGCGGCACGCGATGGTCATCGTCGAGGAAGGCCGCGACCTCGTCGACCCCGACACGCGGGCGCTGTACGAACGCACCGTGCTGGAGCGGGCGTTCCTCGTCACGGCACCGGCCACACGCACTTTCGCCGAACAGGTCGTCGAAGAACTGCACCCCCGCTCGATCACGGAACGGCACCGGGAGGCGGTGAAGGGGCGGACGGTGTGGATGCAGCGCCGGGGCGAGGGCATGTCCGAACTGGGCATGATCGCGCCCACCGTCCTCGCCGAAGGCATCTGGGACCGGCTCACCCAGCAAGCCCACGAGACCAAGACCGTACAGGTCGCCGCGCCCGAGGGTGACACCGAGGATGACGACGCGGTCTACGACCAGCGGAACCTGGACCAGATCCGCGCGGACGTCGCCATCGACCTGCTCCTCACGGGCGGACCCACCATCGACCCCACCACCGGCGCGATCACCGGACCGGCCGGCGGGCTCGCCGCCATCCAGGCGCGCGCGTCGATCGTCATCCCCGCCCTCACCGCCGCCGGCCTCGCCGACCGCGGCGCCACCCTCGACGGCGCCATCCCGGTCGACGCCGACACCGCCCGATGCCTGCTCGCGGGGGCGTCGTCGTGGGAGCGGATCCTCACCCACCCCATCCACGGACACGTCCTCGCGACCGACACCTACCGGCGACCCGCGAACCTCGACCGCTACCTCGCCGCGCGCGACATGCACTGCCGCTTCCCCGGATGCCGACGCCCCGCCCGCCACTGCGACCGCGACCACAACCGCGACTGGGCCCTCGGCGGCCCCACCGACGCGTGCAACCTCGCCTGCCTCTGCAAACGCCACCACACCCTCAAGACCGAGAAACCCTGGAAACCAATGCAGCTCCGGGACGGCAGCATCCGCTGGACCAGCCCCCACGGAAGAGTGTCCACCGACCCACCCGAGCGATACGTCATCTTCAGAGACGAACCCGACCCTCCACCCGGCGCCCCACCCTTCTGA
- a CDS encoding DUF6328 family protein — translation MHDGVDAARHDAIADGRDESPAERADRNWNEVLQELRVLQTGTQILTGFLLALAFQPAFADLDAGQRVLYLVLVVLAALSAIIALAPVALHRVVFRQREKRAVVAYGHGALIIALLTVALLLGGVVAFVFDVVVGADAGLATAAALGALILVLWVVVPLMIRMRRRREEIG, via the coding sequence ATGCATGACGGGGTGGATGCGGCGCGGCACGACGCCATCGCCGACGGTCGCGACGAGTCGCCGGCGGAACGCGCCGACCGCAATTGGAACGAGGTCCTGCAGGAGCTGCGCGTGCTCCAGACCGGCACCCAGATCCTCACGGGATTCCTCCTCGCCCTCGCCTTCCAGCCGGCGTTCGCCGACCTCGACGCCGGGCAGCGGGTGCTCTACCTCGTGCTCGTCGTGCTGGCGGCGCTCAGCGCGATCATCGCCCTCGCGCCGGTGGCCCTCCACCGCGTCGTCTTCCGGCAGCGCGAGAAGCGAGCGGTGGTCGCGTACGGCCACGGCGCGCTCATCATCGCCCTCCTCACGGTCGCCCTGCTCCTGGGCGGGGTCGTCGCCTTCGTGTTCGACGTCGTCGTGGGCGCCGACGCCGGCCTCGCCACCGCGGCGGCCCTGGGTGCCCTCATCCTCGTACTGTGGGTCGTGGTGCCGCTCATGATCCGGATGCGGCGGCGACGGGAGGAGATCGGATGA
- a CDS encoding carbon-nitrogen hydrolase family protein encodes MTAESVGVAVAQFAPSASPAANLEAVAELTERGAARGARVVLFPEYTSYFVDPFDDTLAAHAEPLDGPFTSALRELAARHGVVIAAGLVESAEGRRVRNTIVAVDADGVVATYRKLHLYDAFGQRESDWVEPGELVAPETFVVEGLRFGLMTCYDVRFPEVARTLADAGVDVVLMGAEWVRGPLKEHHWRTLVHARAIENTLFVAAADHPPPLGVGNSLVVDPQGVQIAGVGTGTDVAVAHLDVEVVARVRRVNPALALRRYRVIPR; translated from the coding sequence ATGACGGCGGAGTCCGTGGGGGTCGCGGTCGCGCAGTTCGCGCCGTCGGCTTCGCCGGCCGCGAACCTGGAGGCCGTCGCTGAGCTCACCGAGCGCGGGGCGGCACGCGGGGCGCGCGTCGTGCTGTTCCCCGAGTACACGAGCTACTTCGTCGACCCGTTCGACGACACCCTCGCCGCCCATGCCGAGCCGCTCGACGGCCCCTTCACGTCGGCCCTGCGCGAGCTCGCGGCGCGCCACGGCGTCGTGATCGCAGCGGGACTCGTCGAATCCGCCGAGGGCCGTCGCGTGCGCAACACGATCGTGGCGGTCGATGCCGACGGTGTCGTCGCGACCTACCGCAAGCTGCACCTGTACGACGCCTTCGGGCAGCGGGAGTCGGACTGGGTCGAGCCCGGGGAGCTCGTCGCTCCCGAGACGTTCGTTGTGGAAGGTCTGCGCTTCGGGCTCATGACCTGCTACGACGTGCGCTTCCCCGAGGTCGCGCGCACGCTCGCCGACGCCGGCGTCGACGTCGTCCTGATGGGCGCCGAGTGGGTGCGCGGGCCGCTCAAGGAGCACCACTGGCGCACGCTCGTCCACGCGCGGGCGATCGAGAACACCCTCTTCGTCGCCGCGGCCGACCATCCGCCGCCCCTCGGCGTGGGCAACTCGCTCGTCGTCGATCCGCAGGGGGTGCAGATCGCCGGCGTCGGGACGGGCACCGACGTCGCGGTCGCGCACCTCGACGTCGAAGTGGTCGCCCGGGTGCGACGCGTCAACCCCGCGCTCGCGCTGCGTCGCTACCGCGTCATCCCGCGCTGA
- a CDS encoding aminotransferase class I/II-fold pyridoxal phosphate-dependent enzyme: protein MRDIPGAWRRAAEGAGLRAPDGSTTPTIFAEMSALAARTGAINLGQGFPDEDGPAEVLDAAREAIGAGVNQYPPGRGIAELREAIAAHQQRFYGLHLDADRHVLVTAGATEALAATLLALVDGPDDEIVVFEPYYDSYAAVIALAGARLVPVPLRAPGFQPDLDELAAAVSDRTRAILVNDPHNPTGAVFDAATRETLVALAERHDAFLVTDEVYEHLVFAGPHVPLATLPGAWDRTISISSAGKTFSVTGWKIGWLTAPADLVDAVVAVKQYLTYVNGAPFQPAVAQGLRLPRTFFAEAADRLRRRRDLLGAGLRAAGFDVFEPAGSYFTVADAEPLGVRDAAAFCRELPELAGVVAIPLTAFATPAHRGDYASLLRFAACKRDDVLAEASARLATLDRISAG, encoded by the coding sequence ATGCGAGACATTCCCGGCGCGTGGCGACGTGCGGCCGAGGGCGCCGGCCTGCGTGCCCCCGACGGTTCGACCACCCCCACGATCTTCGCCGAGATGTCGGCACTGGCGGCGCGGACGGGTGCGATCAATCTCGGCCAAGGCTTTCCCGACGAGGACGGCCCGGCCGAGGTGCTGGACGCAGCGCGTGAGGCGATCGGCGCCGGCGTCAACCAGTATCCGCCCGGTCGCGGGATCGCGGAGCTGCGGGAGGCGATCGCCGCCCACCAGCAGCGGTTCTACGGCCTGCATCTCGACGCCGACCGTCATGTGCTCGTCACCGCCGGTGCGACCGAGGCTCTCGCGGCAACCCTCCTCGCGCTCGTGGACGGTCCGGACGACGAGATCGTCGTGTTCGAGCCGTACTACGACTCCTACGCCGCCGTCATCGCGCTGGCCGGCGCGCGGCTCGTGCCGGTGCCGCTGCGCGCGCCCGGCTTCCAGCCCGACCTCGACGAGCTGGCCGCCGCCGTCAGCGACCGCACTCGCGCCATCCTGGTGAACGATCCGCACAACCCGACCGGGGCGGTGTTCGACGCCGCGACGCGCGAGACGCTGGTGGCCCTCGCCGAGCGTCACGACGCGTTCCTCGTGACCGACGAGGTCTACGAGCACCTGGTCTTCGCCGGGCCTCATGTGCCGCTGGCGACGCTTCCCGGCGCATGGGACCGCACGATCTCCATCTCCTCCGCCGGGAAGACGTTCTCGGTCACGGGGTGGAAGATCGGCTGGCTCACCGCTCCCGCCGACCTCGTCGACGCCGTCGTGGCGGTCAAGCAGTACCTCACGTATGTGAACGGGGCACCGTTCCAGCCCGCCGTGGCCCAGGGCCTCCGCCTGCCGCGGACCTTCTTCGCCGAGGCCGCGGACCGGCTGCGGCGCCGTCGCGACCTGCTCGGTGCGGGCCTGCGGGCCGCGGGCTTCGACGTGTTCGAGCCGGCGGGGTCGTACTTCACCGTCGCGGATGCGGAGCCTCTGGGCGTCCGCGACGCCGCGGCGTTCTGCCGCGAGCTGCCCGAGCTCGCCGGCGTCGTCGCGATCCCGCTGACGGCGTTCGCGACTCCCGCGCACCGCGGCGACTACGCGAGCCTGCTCCGTTTCGCGGCGTGCAAGCGCGACGACGTCCTGGCCGAGGCATCCGCCCGCCTGGCGACGCTCGACCGGATCAGCGCGGGATGA
- a CDS encoding trypsin-like peptidase domain-containing protein, with translation MSDHQGDRPEENVPAQTPETSTPHPTPAAEAAAPAAPTGAGTPDSAGATRPAPPLPPAGWQAQRPPYTGTPQPAYGVPPRPEYAGQPAQPGAAFGATATHPTVPLADSAPAPARRSGGAGKVAALIVAAALVGGGAGLGGAYAGVQLWGGTTSSPAAGPQTVTVNNPDSVTATSAIAAKVVPSVVTISASSGSGGGTGSGVVLNDEGYVLTNTHVVTLDGQTGDAQLSVTTSDGRVFEATIVGTDPTYDLAVIKLEGATNLTPIEWGDSDKLNVGDATVAVGAPLGLSNTVTTGIVSALNRSIQVASSAAPEGNGDQQAPEQGGESPFFFDFGQGQQQQQATESISIAVIQTDAAINPGNSGGALVNSEGKLIGINVAIASAGGSSSGGQSGSIGVGFSIPSDIAQRVSQEIIENGSATHGLLGASVQPASSVQGTDIAGAYLADVSQGGAAQQAGLRKGDIVTEFNGKPITDATDLTAQVRALAAGSEAKITYVRGGSSETATVTLGELGS, from the coding sequence ATGAGCGACCACCAGGGCGACCGCCCGGAAGAGAACGTGCCGGCGCAGACGCCGGAGACCAGCACCCCTCACCCGACCCCCGCCGCCGAGGCCGCGGCCCCGGCCGCGCCCACCGGCGCAGGCACCCCCGACTCCGCGGGCGCGACGCGCCCCGCACCCCCGCTCCCGCCGGCCGGATGGCAGGCGCAGCGCCCGCCGTACACCGGCACGCCGCAGCCCGCCTACGGCGTACCGCCGCGCCCCGAGTACGCGGGGCAGCCCGCTCAGCCGGGTGCCGCGTTCGGCGCGACGGCGACGCATCCGACCGTTCCGCTCGCTGACAGCGCTCCGGCGCCCGCGCGTCGCTCCGGCGGCGCGGGCAAGGTCGCCGCGCTGATCGTGGCGGCCGCGCTCGTCGGCGGCGGCGCGGGCCTGGGCGGCGCCTACGCCGGCGTCCAGCTGTGGGGCGGCACGACGTCGTCCCCCGCCGCCGGGCCGCAGACCGTGACGGTCAACAACCCCGACAGCGTCACCGCCACCTCGGCGATCGCGGCGAAGGTCGTGCCGAGCGTCGTGACGATCAGCGCGTCGTCGGGTTCGGGCGGCGGCACGGGCTCGGGCGTCGTGCTGAACGACGAGGGCTACGTGCTCACCAACACCCACGTCGTCACCCTCGACGGTCAGACCGGCGACGCGCAGCTGAGCGTCACGACGTCGGACGGCCGTGTGTTCGAGGCGACGATCGTCGGCACCGACCCGACCTACGACCTCGCCGTGATCAAGCTCGAGGGTGCGACAAACCTGACGCCGATCGAGTGGGGCGACTCCGACAAGCTGAACGTCGGTGACGCCACCGTGGCCGTGGGCGCACCGCTCGGACTGTCCAACACCGTCACCACGGGCATCGTCAGCGCGCTGAACCGGTCGATCCAGGTCGCCTCCTCGGCGGCCCCCGAGGGCAACGGCGACCAGCAGGCGCCCGAGCAGGGCGGCGAGAGCCCGTTCTTCTTCGACTTCGGGCAGGGTCAGCAGCAGCAGCAGGCCACCGAGTCGATCAGCATCGCCGTCATCCAGACGGATGCGGCGATCAACCCGGGCAACTCGGGCGGCGCGCTGGTGAACAGCGAGGGCAAGCTCATCGGCATCAACGTCGCGATCGCCTCGGCGGGCGGCTCGTCCTCGGGCGGTCAGTCCGGTTCGATCGGCGTGGGCTTCTCGATCCCGTCCGACATCGCCCAGCGCGTCTCGCAGGAGATCATCGAGAACGGCTCGGCGACGCACGGTCTGCTCGGCGCGTCGGTGCAGCCCGCATCGTCGGTGCAGGGCACCGACATCGCCGGCGCCTACCTCGCCGACGTGAGCCAGGGCGGTGCGGCGCAGCAGGCAGGCCTGCGCAAGGGCGACATCGTGACCGAGTTCAACGGCAAGCCGATCACGGATGCGACGGACCTCACCGCGCAGGTGCGGGCCCTCGCCGCCGGCTCCGAGGCGAAGATCACCTACGTCCGCGGCGGCAGCTCCGAGACGGCGACGGTCACCCTCGGCGAGCTCGGCTCCTGA
- a CDS encoding CDP-glycerol glycerophosphotransferase family protein, with protein sequence MASFSFGAGNARKLLSIPLYAAGRLATLVIPRTRDRWVFGCAVGIADGALALWDVAAGHGTPALWLVASDEEAAVAAERGIPHVRKGGPRGFWATARARVVVVTHGFGDVNRYAVSGAFLVQLWHGIPLKRIGLDSPETFRSGILPRSRVVRAVLRRMYASTTARIRLLPAASHLVRGRLESAFGLPDARVVVTGEPRVDVLSRGSAAERRERARTALAGLTATSPRRHVLYAPTWRDGAPDPAVPSAEEWRALLEVLDRHDAVLLVRSHPLGAGEYAPPVDTARVQPLGSDRVADVTPLLPGMDVLVTDYSSLAFDAGLVPLPVLFLAPDLEEYRARRGFYGRYADVAGTDWASSWQVLTGQLDAVLADPAERAARSFALSEQVHAFRDGRNAQRVHALIRAGIGAPEEDS encoded by the coding sequence GTGGCGTCTTTCTCGTTCGGAGCGGGGAACGCGCGCAAACTCCTGAGCATCCCGCTGTACGCCGCGGGTCGACTGGCCACCCTCGTCATCCCGCGCACGCGCGACCGGTGGGTGTTCGGATGCGCCGTGGGCATCGCCGACGGCGCACTGGCTCTGTGGGACGTGGCCGCCGGTCATGGCACACCGGCGCTGTGGCTCGTCGCGTCCGACGAGGAAGCCGCCGTTGCGGCGGAACGCGGCATCCCGCACGTCCGCAAGGGCGGTCCGCGCGGGTTCTGGGCGACCGCGCGCGCCCGGGTCGTCGTGGTGACGCACGGCTTCGGCGATGTGAACCGCTACGCCGTCTCCGGAGCGTTCCTCGTGCAGCTGTGGCACGGGATCCCGCTCAAGCGCATCGGCCTGGACTCGCCGGAGACGTTCCGCAGCGGCATCCTGCCCCGATCGCGTGTCGTGCGGGCTGTGCTGCGCCGCATGTACGCGTCGACCACCGCCCGCATCCGGCTGCTGCCGGCTGCGTCGCACCTCGTGCGCGGCCGGCTGGAGTCGGCGTTCGGGCTGCCCGACGCCCGGGTGGTGGTGACGGGGGAGCCGCGCGTCGATGTGCTCTCGCGGGGGAGCGCGGCCGAGCGCCGGGAGAGGGCGCGCACGGCGCTCGCGGGGCTCACCGCCACCTCGCCGCGGCGTCACGTGCTGTACGCGCCGACGTGGCGCGACGGCGCTCCCGATCCCGCCGTTCCGTCTGCCGAGGAATGGCGCGCTTTGCTCGAGGTGCTCGACCGCCACGACGCCGTGCTGCTCGTGCGCTCGCACCCGCTGGGTGCGGGGGAGTACGCCCCGCCGGTCGACACGGCTCGCGTGCAGCCGCTCGGCAGCGACCGGGTCGCCGACGTGACACCGCTCCTTCCCGGGATGGACGTGCTCGTGACCGACTACTCGTCGCTCGCGTTCGACGCGGGACTGGTGCCGCTGCCCGTGCTCTTCCTCGCCCCCGACCTGGAGGAGTACCGCGCGCGGCGCGGCTTCTACGGTCGGTACGCCGATGTCGCCGGCACGGATTGGGCCTCGTCGTGGCAGGTCCTCACGGGCCAGCTCGACGCGGTGCTCGCCGACCCCGCGGAGCGCGCCGCCCGCTCGTTCGCTCTGAGCGAACAGGTCCATGCTTTCCGTGACGGACGCAACGCGCAGCGCGTCCACGCTCTCATCCGCGCCGGCATCGGCGCCCCCGAGGAGGATTCATGA
- a CDS encoding CDP-glycerol glycerophosphotransferase family protein: MTAIRFARGDDGVAFAEVTGEGPRPISVSLVGRRAGVQARLSGRGRTWRATLPLVAARWGGPELPLPTGAYRLLIERGEATDADVPTEPVSLAQLGTLRASWDGAHVRIGPPLDPAFDSGEGQDALERRYAAGRDALENAVFFESFYGRNASCNPLAIDRELARRAPGIHRYWSVVDLSVQVPEGAVAVVEGSPEWWRARGSSRLLVVNDWMRRRFARRPGQHVLQTWHGTPLKRLALHRPGFDPRRAAAVVKESRRWDVLLAQNPYAARILRKAYAFFRRPIWVEGYPRNDVLVTDDGRATRAALGIAPDARVLLYAPTWRDDRDEIVDFVDPAALAEALGAVVLVRGHSRTLLPGSDAHGERVVDVTAFPDTSRLLTVADALITDYSSVMFDFSVTGKPMYFLVPDMEHYRGELRGFYFDLARAAPGPLVRTQDELIHELRDGDPAAHAAAYERWRATFNARDDGRAAERVVARIIDQGLVDVEP, from the coding sequence ATGACGGCCATCCGCTTCGCACGCGGCGACGACGGGGTCGCCTTCGCCGAGGTGACCGGCGAGGGGCCGCGCCCGATCAGCGTGTCGCTGGTCGGACGACGCGCCGGCGTCCAGGCGCGCCTGTCGGGTCGCGGCCGCACCTGGCGGGCGACACTGCCGCTCGTGGCCGCCCGCTGGGGCGGGCCGGAGCTGCCGCTGCCGACCGGCGCCTACCGCCTCCTCATCGAGCGCGGGGAGGCCACGGACGCCGACGTTCCCACGGAGCCCGTGTCGCTGGCGCAACTCGGGACGCTTCGCGCGTCGTGGGACGGAGCGCATGTGCGGATCGGGCCGCCGCTGGATCCGGCCTTCGACTCCGGGGAAGGGCAGGACGCTCTCGAGCGACGCTATGCGGCCGGCCGCGACGCGCTCGAGAACGCGGTGTTCTTCGAGAGCTTCTACGGGCGCAACGCCAGCTGCAACCCGCTCGCGATCGATCGGGAGCTCGCGCGGCGGGCACCGGGCATCCACCGCTACTGGAGCGTCGTCGATCTGTCGGTGCAGGTGCCCGAGGGTGCTGTCGCCGTCGTCGAGGGCAGCCCCGAGTGGTGGCGCGCGCGCGGCTCGTCGCGTCTGCTCGTCGTGAACGACTGGATGCGGCGCCGCTTCGCGCGTCGCCCCGGTCAGCACGTGCTGCAGACGTGGCACGGCACCCCCCTCAAGCGCCTCGCGCTGCACCGGCCCGGGTTCGACCCGCGGCGGGCGGCCGCGGTCGTCAAGGAATCGCGGCGCTGGGACGTGCTGCTCGCGCAGAATCCGTACGCCGCCCGCATCCTGCGAAAGGCCTACGCGTTCTTCCGCCGGCCGATCTGGGTCGAAGGCTATCCCCGCAACGACGTTCTCGTGACCGACGACGGACGTGCGACGCGCGCGGCCCTCGGCATCGCACCGGACGCGCGCGTGCTGCTGTACGCCCCGACGTGGCGCGACGACCGCGACGAGATCGTCGATTTCGTCGACCCCGCCGCCCTCGCCGAAGCGCTCGGCGCGGTGGTCCTCGTGCGCGGCCATTCGCGCACCCTGCTGCCGGGCTCGGACGCGCACGGCGAGCGGGTCGTCGACGTGACGGCGTTCCCGGACACGTCGCGGCTGCTGACCGTCGCCGACGCGCTCATCACGGACTACTCGTCTGTCATGTTCGACTTCAGCGTCACCGGCAAGCCGATGTACTTCCTCGTCCCCGACATGGAGCACTACCGCGGCGAGCTGCGCGGCTTCTACTTCGACCTCGCGCGCGCCGCGCCGGGGCCCTTGGTGCGCACGCAGGACGAGCTCATCCACGAGCTCCGCGACGGCGATCCGGCGGCGCACGCCGCCGCCTACGAGCGGTGGCGCGCCACCTTCAACGCGCGCGACGACGGTCGCGCCGCCGAGCGGGTGGTGGCGCGGATCATCGACCAGGGCCTCGTCGACGTCGAGCCCTGA
- a CDS encoding glycosyltransferase family 2 protein, with product MHVADPGRRDAPVPAADAGVTFVMPVLNERAYLRRAVETVLAQDVLGPVELVLALGPSSDGTNDVARALATEDDRIVLVDNPAADIPVGLNLAIRAGSYPTIVRVDAHSELSPEYTRRALETLARVRAANVGGVMRADGRTPFQRAVARAYNSPIGLGGGAYHGGTKEGPAESAYLGVMRRSVLEEVGYFDESVRRGEDWELNLRIRRAGYRVWFDPALSVVYWPRESWTRLVRQFRATGAWRGELVRRYGRRNSLRFFAPPALVGSLAASAVVGVLQATRAVTGVVSAALSVVYVPVAAYAVLVGAVAAGRGGGSGWRDKLWTLAVLPTMHLAWGTGFLGGLASGAHDTVDTSRLDGRNTPLP from the coding sequence ATGCACGTCGCCGATCCCGGACGCAGAGACGCGCCCGTCCCGGCGGCGGACGCGGGCGTGACGTTCGTCATGCCCGTGCTCAACGAACGCGCATACCTGCGCCGCGCCGTCGAGACGGTGCTCGCGCAGGATGTGCTCGGTCCGGTGGAGCTGGTGCTCGCCCTCGGCCCCTCGAGCGACGGCACGAACGACGTCGCCCGGGCGCTCGCCACCGAGGACGACCGGATCGTGCTCGTCGACAACCCCGCGGCCGACATCCCCGTGGGCCTGAACCTCGCGATCCGCGCGGGCTCCTACCCGACGATCGTCCGTGTCGACGCGCATTCGGAGCTCTCACCCGAGTACACGCGCCGGGCCCTCGAGACGCTCGCGCGCGTCCGCGCGGCCAACGTCGGCGGCGTCATGCGCGCCGACGGGCGCACGCCGTTCCAGCGGGCGGTCGCGCGCGCGTACAACTCTCCCATCGGACTGGGCGGCGGCGCTTACCACGGCGGCACCAAGGAGGGCCCGGCGGAGTCGGCGTACCTCGGGGTCATGCGCCGCTCGGTGCTCGAGGAGGTCGGCTACTTCGACGAGTCGGTCCGCCGCGGCGAGGACTGGGAGCTGAATCTGCGCATCCGCCGCGCCGGCTACCGCGTGTGGTTCGACCCGGCCCTCTCCGTGGTCTACTGGCCGCGCGAGAGCTGGACGCGGCTGGTGCGACAGTTCCGCGCCACCGGCGCGTGGCGGGGCGAGCTCGTGCGCCGCTACGGGCGCCGCAACTCGCTGCGCTTCTTCGCGCCGCCCGCACTCGTGGGGTCGCTCGCGGCCTCCGCGGTCGTCGGAGTGCTGCAGGCGACACGCGCGGTGACGGGCGTCGTCTCCGCGGCGCTCAGCGTCGTCTACGTGCCCGTCGCGGCATACGCGGTGCTGGTCGGCGCGGTCGCCGCCGGCCGGGGCGGCGGCTCGGGGTGGCGCGACAAGCTGTGGACCCTCGCCGTGCTTCCTACGATGCATCTGGCGTGGGGCACGGGATTCCTCGGAGGGCTTGCCTCGGGCGCGCACGACACCGTCGACACCTCGCGCCTGGACGGCCGCAACACGCCGCTGCCGTGA